Proteins from one Cellulosilyticum lentocellum DSM 5427 genomic window:
- a CDS encoding methyl-accepting chemotaxis protein, which yields MKKHNIVRLPCTIEYLMIKERGFKYNEAYQQRGSGIMRRGKTEKSRLNKQKVQRRKVISLSLSKQLSIFMVSIFVIFIGVFIFNNRQMNKMVQAYKEFASSQEIVTITKNIYTQAMRGFNNLQSALLFYGEEFTYYEDEYNKDNEIIQAELEKLEGMKETLIKIDTVLVEKVEKLREVLEANDASSKEALNAKRFNKAYVFMIETGQENMAQIQDIFKEVDTHNTEKANKQIQATVQSLTTISRMSIAIIIVFSMMASIIFIVYIRNLKKSLKGITSRVNKISKLEINNKEQGNSKLEKRWFADEVSEIDDSIQKMSYELLDMIQVLKDSIKELQNVDSHLDNKAVNTRSAFDVINHNLDGVVKEMNVWKEEVGIVANVTEELTGNSEETSATSENITNTTVGVIEEAVNGIDMLHKIMEQMKHIREFIEEVVGVIEALKKESDIVNKSTDIINQISEQTNLLALNASIEAARAGESGKGFAVVAQEIKNLADVSRSSTVEIKNCIDKMGHLIKHTSQLVGEANEVAGQGEQFAEHTLGKFNVIDENLKSTIARLEGMNVAVIESGKGIESILTSINAINTLGNSVSEKTNGITEEMNEQVELINDLGDAANKLSTIVNTLDHMINKFIID from the coding sequence ATGAAAAAGCATAATATTGTAAGGTTACCTTGTACAATTGAATACCTTATGATAAAGGAGAGAGGGTTTAAATATAATGAAGCATATCAGCAGAGGGGAAGTGGCATTATGAGAAGAGGTAAAACAGAGAAATCGAGGCTTAATAAGCAAAAGGTACAAAGAAGAAAGGTGATCTCTTTATCCTTATCAAAACAACTTTCAATTTTTATGGTCTCTATATTTGTTATTTTTATAGGTGTATTCATTTTTAATAATAGGCAGATGAACAAAATGGTACAGGCATATAAAGAATTTGCAAGTTCACAGGAAATTGTAACAATAACTAAAAACATCTATACCCAAGCCATGCGTGGATTTAATAATTTGCAATCGGCTCTTTTATTTTATGGAGAAGAATTTACTTATTATGAGGATGAATATAATAAAGATAATGAAATCATACAAGCAGAGTTAGAGAAACTAGAAGGTATGAAAGAAACATTAATAAAAATAGATACTGTACTGGTAGAGAAAGTGGAAAAATTAAGAGAAGTACTTGAAGCCAACGATGCATCTAGTAAAGAAGCCTTAAATGCTAAACGTTTTAATAAGGCATATGTATTTATGATAGAAACCGGGCAAGAGAATATGGCACAAATCCAAGATATATTTAAAGAGGTAGATACCCACAACACAGAGAAAGCCAATAAGCAGATCCAAGCTACGGTTCAATCATTAACTACAATTAGTCGCATGAGTATAGCTATTATTATTGTATTTAGTATGATGGCATCTATTATATTTATTGTTTATATTAGGAACTTAAAGAAATCCCTAAAAGGCATTACTAGTAGAGTAAATAAGATATCAAAGCTTGAAATTAATAATAAAGAACAAGGAAACAGCAAACTTGAGAAAAGATGGTTTGCAGATGAAGTTTCAGAGATTGATGATAGTATACAAAAGATGAGCTATGAATTACTTGATATGATACAAGTACTGAAGGATTCTATTAAAGAATTGCAAAATGTAGACTCACATCTAGATAATAAGGCAGTCAATACTAGAAGTGCCTTTGACGTTATCAATCACAACCTAGACGGTGTAGTAAAAGAAATGAATGTTTGGAAGGAAGAAGTAGGAATTGTTGCGAATGTAACAGAAGAACTTACTGGCAATAGTGAAGAGACGAGTGCGACCTCAGAGAATATTACCAATACTACAGTAGGGGTTATAGAAGAAGCGGTTAACGGTATTGATATGTTACATAAAATAATGGAGCAGATGAAGCATATTAGGGAATTTATTGAAGAGGTAGTAGGGGTTATAGAAGCCTTAAAGAAGGAATCAGATATAGTCAATAAGTCTACTGATATTATTAATCAAATTAGTGAACAAACTAATTTATTAGCTTTAAATGCATCGATTGAAGCTGCAAGAGCAGGTGAAAGTGGCAAAGGTTTTGCGGTTGTAGCACAGGAAATTAAGAATTTAGCAGATGTAAGTAGAAGTTCTACTGTGGAAATTAAAAATTGTATAGATAAAATGGGCCACTTAATTAAACATACAAGTCAGTTGGTGGGGGAGGCTAATGAAGTAGCAGGTCAAGGTGAACAATTTGCTGAGCATACCCTTGGTAAATTTAATGTAATAGATGAGAATCTAAAAAGTACCATTGCTAGGCTTGAAGGAATGAATGTTGCAGTAATTGAATCTGGCAAAGGCATAGAAAGTATTTTAACAAGTATAAATGCAATTAATACATTAGGAAATAGTGTGAGTGAAAAGACAAACGGTATTACAGAGGAAATGAATGAGCAGGTAGAACTTATTAATGACTTAGGGGATGCTGCTAATAAGTTATCGACTATAGTTAATACCTTAGACCATATGATTAATAAATTTATTATAGATTAA